In Stenotrophomonas sp. 610A2, one DNA window encodes the following:
- a CDS encoding class I SAM-dependent methyltransferase, giving the protein MSQQALPPSWQHVGRHAVFPDSALDDTARFDFLANLNGYLATQLSPKVKLAYEQRVKPAFEKEKGRAPETRHEVRKAMANDGIYQTWSALRRSSMEMRQQAGRGLVLKQVDALIEKTRALNASDDGLQLDALVKVPRYSSAVDIHCMPGGYHTELLADDVSAAANYDCGIFATTGGMLGRYNDGGGQALAQWLQEQHPGFKPRRILDIGCTVGHNIVPLAQAFPDAEVIAIDVAAPMLRYAHARARALGVNNITFRQANGEALDYPDGHFDLITTAMFWHESSSTAMPRKLREIQRLLASGGLTAHLEQPQYHGMDPYEQFIRDWDAYNNNEPFWSVMHEYDLRQMMASAGFDAERYFETKVRGVVDRDIFPVASESGEDHGRAALWTMFGAWKA; this is encoded by the coding sequence ATGAGCCAGCAAGCCCTGCCACCGAGTTGGCAACACGTGGGCCGCCACGCGGTGTTCCCTGACAGCGCGCTGGATGACACCGCACGCTTCGACTTCCTCGCCAACCTCAATGGCTACCTGGCGACGCAACTCAGTCCGAAGGTCAAGCTGGCCTACGAGCAGCGGGTGAAGCCGGCCTTCGAGAAAGAAAAGGGGCGCGCCCCCGAAACCCGCCACGAAGTCCGCAAGGCCATGGCCAACGACGGCATCTACCAGACCTGGAGCGCCCTGCGCCGCAGCAGCATGGAAATGCGCCAGCAGGCCGGTCGCGGCCTGGTGCTCAAGCAGGTGGATGCGCTGATCGAGAAGACCCGCGCACTCAACGCCAGCGACGACGGCCTGCAGCTGGATGCGTTGGTAAAGGTGCCGCGCTATTCCAGCGCGGTCGACATCCATTGCATGCCGGGCGGGTACCACACCGAACTGCTGGCCGATGACGTGTCCGCCGCCGCCAACTACGACTGCGGCATCTTCGCGACCACCGGCGGCATGCTTGGCCGTTACAACGACGGCGGCGGCCAGGCCTTGGCGCAGTGGCTGCAGGAGCAGCATCCTGGGTTCAAGCCACGCCGCATCCTCGATATCGGCTGCACCGTCGGGCACAACATCGTGCCGTTGGCGCAGGCCTTCCCGGATGCCGAAGTGATCGCCATCGATGTGGCCGCACCGATGCTCCGCTACGCGCATGCGCGCGCACGGGCGCTTGGCGTCAACAACATCACGTTCCGCCAGGCCAACGGCGAAGCGCTGGATTACCCCGACGGCCATTTCGACCTGATCACCACCGCCATGTTCTGGCACGAGAGCTCGTCCACGGCGATGCCGCGCAAGCTGCGCGAGATCCAGCGCCTGCTGGCCAGTGGCGGCCTCACCGCACACCTGGAACAGCCGCAGTACCACGGCATGGACCCCTACGAGCAGTTCATCCGCGACTGGGATGCGTACAACAACAACGAGCCGTTCTGGAGCGTGATGCACGAGTACGACCTGCGCCAGATGATGGCGTCGGCCGGCTTCGACGCCGAGCGCTATTTCGAAACCAAGGTCCGCGGCGTGGTGGACCGGGACATCTTCCCGGTCGCCAGCGAGAGCGGCGAAGACCATGGCCGTGCCGCGCTGTGGACCATGTTTGGAGCCTGGAAAGCATGA
- a CDS encoding amino acid permease, which yields MPMPSTSSAPASAPSQKLERALKPRQLIMMGLGSAIGAGLFLGSGVGIQAAGPAVLISYLVAGTLVIIMMHAMGEMAAARPASGAFSVYAADALGATAGATVGWLWWAQLVVVIAAESVGAAGLLSTVWPQLSVPLTSLAFMVVFTVINMMGVRNYGEFEFWFAILKVGAIIAFILIGIALLLGLLPNVPSPGLANITGHDGFMPKGLTGIGAALLVVIFAFGGTEIVAVAAAETQDPERSLARAIRTVAWRILVFYIGSIGVIIAVVPWNSPTLKSPFAAVLQVANIPGAATAITLIAVIALLSALNANLYGASRMIYSLAERGEAPRWLGLTNTRQVPVIAVLASVLFGFAATVLELIYPDKVLPVLLNVVGSTCLLVWTITLVSQLILRRRADRLGTPLPFRMAGFPYLTVLALAILALIFALLLTTPETRLQFLSMAAFTAFIALFSGLARRARGA from the coding sequence CTGCCGATGCCCAGCACTTCTTCCGCCCCGGCCAGCGCCCCCTCGCAGAAACTGGAACGCGCGCTCAAGCCGCGCCAGCTGATCATGATGGGGCTGGGCAGCGCCATCGGCGCCGGCCTGTTCCTGGGCTCCGGTGTCGGCATCCAGGCCGCCGGCCCGGCTGTGCTGATCTCCTACCTGGTGGCCGGCACCCTGGTCATCATCATGATGCACGCCATGGGCGAGATGGCCGCCGCACGGCCTGCCAGCGGCGCGTTCTCGGTGTACGCGGCCGACGCCCTTGGCGCCACCGCCGGCGCCACCGTGGGCTGGCTGTGGTGGGCTCAGCTGGTGGTGGTGATCGCTGCGGAGTCGGTGGGTGCCGCCGGCCTGCTCAGTACGGTATGGCCACAATTGTCGGTACCACTGACCTCGCTGGCGTTCATGGTGGTGTTCACCGTGATCAACATGATGGGGGTGCGCAACTACGGTGAGTTCGAGTTCTGGTTCGCCATCCTCAAGGTTGGCGCCATCATCGCCTTCATCCTGATCGGCATCGCCCTGCTGCTGGGCCTGCTGCCGAACGTGCCCTCGCCCGGCCTGGCCAACATCACCGGCCATGACGGCTTCATGCCCAAGGGGCTAACCGGCATCGGCGCGGCGCTGCTGGTGGTGATCTTCGCCTTCGGCGGCACCGAGATCGTGGCCGTGGCCGCGGCCGAAACCCAGGACCCGGAACGCAGCCTGGCACGTGCCATCCGTACCGTGGCCTGGCGCATCCTGGTGTTCTACATCGGCTCGATCGGCGTGATCATCGCGGTGGTGCCATGGAACAGCCCCACCCTCAAGTCGCCGTTTGCCGCGGTGCTGCAGGTGGCCAACATCCCCGGTGCCGCCACCGCCATCACCCTGATCGCGGTCATCGCCCTGCTGTCGGCACTCAACGCCAACCTTTATGGCGCCTCGCGGATGATCTATTCGCTGGCCGAGCGCGGCGAAGCCCCGCGCTGGCTGGGCCTGACCAATACCCGCCAGGTCCCGGTGATCGCGGTGCTGGCCAGCGTGCTGTTCGGCTTCGCCGCCACCGTGCTCGAACTGATCTACCCGGACAAGGTGCTGCCGGTGCTGCTCAACGTGGTCGGATCCACCTGCCTGCTGGTGTGGACCATCACCCTGGTGTCGCAGCTGATCCTGCGCCGCCGCGCCGACCGCCTGGGCACGCCGCTGCCGTTCCGCATGGCCGGCTTCCCGTATCTGACGGTGCTGGCGCTGGCCATCCTGGCGCTGATCTTCGCGCTGCTGCTGACCACCCCGGAAACCCGCCTGCAGTTCCTGTCGATGGCGGCGTTCACCGCTTTCATCGCGCTGTTCAGCGGCTTGGCAAGGCGCGCACGCGGCGCCTGA
- a CDS encoding 2OG-Fe(II) oxygenase: MLAKAVCEEVLAVQVKQFIPRETATEIGQRILGQGFDSYVNAPDIGRIGMALYEAENIPARLDAYFDAALDNIDALRKRCVPYASPIDVLRCTLDEMWPAGAQLEHLYGRKAYVGLSRIVQPVVEFLAHHDILAKDAPETFRSHSLTSQLAANIYLTMPTDGGGLHIWQSPISAAEFDGMRGDSYGIDPSLLGKPTLQIQPEEGDLVLFNSRRMHAVTPGSDKPRLSLSCFVGYRGVASPLTFWS; the protein is encoded by the coding sequence GTGCTGGCGAAGGCGGTATGCGAGGAGGTTCTGGCAGTACAAGTGAAGCAGTTCATTCCCAGGGAAACCGCGACGGAGATTGGCCAACGCATCCTGGGCCAAGGATTCGACAGCTACGTCAATGCACCCGATATCGGCAGGATAGGCATGGCGCTGTACGAGGCAGAGAACATTCCTGCCCGTCTCGACGCCTACTTCGACGCAGCGTTGGACAATATCGATGCGCTCCGCAAGCGGTGCGTGCCGTACGCCTCACCCATCGATGTGCTTCGCTGCACGCTGGATGAAATGTGGCCCGCCGGTGCCCAACTGGAGCATCTGTATGGGCGCAAGGCGTATGTAGGCCTGTCGCGGATCGTCCAACCCGTGGTGGAGTTCCTCGCGCACCACGATATTCTCGCGAAGGATGCACCCGAGACCTTCCGTTCGCACAGTCTCACCTCGCAGCTGGCGGCAAACATCTACCTCACCATGCCGACAGATGGCGGCGGACTGCATATCTGGCAGTCGCCGATCTCCGCTGCGGAGTTTGATGGCATGCGCGGCGACAGCTACGGCATAGATCCATCGCTCCTCGGCAAACCGACACTGCAGATCCAACCCGAGGAAGGCGACCTTGTCCTGTTCAACTCGCGCCGCATGCATGCTGTCACACCCGGATCGGACAAGCCGCGCTTGAGCCTGTCCTGCTTCGTCGGCTACCGCGGCGTGGCCAGCCCCTTGACGTTCTGGAGCTGA
- a CDS encoding DUF1838 family protein, whose translation MSSVLLAAAIALSPQAKALDLQSEQGSVEAMVKLRCSLDPKQEEILWWAGTLFAQEPGKKAAPLMGFEGYNICRAEKQADGVWRLYTRELTFYRDLATGKIIDSWDNPLSGERNEVLQVANDPVNTVINAPGRPMHLPWVEAGDQVMLTLNIPLAYPNPLQPTEFPAESTGPTYMGSEHFMFFAPRADLENPALKSVPVTYGWTRVGPWLPWMKLGMRPGNLLYIAQGNKRSSVDELPADIQQLVRSRYPEYARAPETWVQPNVTSWSYYKQLKQGAAAKKQD comes from the coding sequence ATGTCATCGGTTTTGCTGGCTGCCGCAATCGCACTTTCGCCACAGGCAAAAGCGCTGGATCTGCAGTCCGAACAAGGCAGCGTCGAGGCGATGGTCAAGCTGCGTTGCTCGCTGGACCCCAAGCAGGAAGAGATCCTGTGGTGGGCCGGCACGCTGTTCGCACAGGAGCCGGGCAAGAAAGCCGCGCCGCTGATGGGCTTCGAGGGCTACAACATCTGCCGTGCCGAGAAGCAGGCAGATGGCGTGTGGCGGCTGTACACCCGCGAGCTCACCTTCTACCGCGACCTGGCTACCGGCAAGATCATCGACAGCTGGGACAACCCGCTATCCGGCGAGCGCAATGAGGTACTGCAGGTAGCCAACGATCCGGTCAACACCGTGATCAACGCACCGGGCCGCCCGATGCACTTGCCATGGGTGGAAGCAGGTGACCAGGTGATGCTGACCCTCAACATTCCGCTGGCCTATCCCAACCCGCTGCAGCCTACGGAATTCCCGGCCGAATCGACCGGGCCGACCTACATGGGCTCGGAACATTTCATGTTCTTCGCGCCGCGCGCCGACCTCGAGAATCCAGCACTGAAGAGCGTGCCGGTGACCTACGGCTGGACCCGCGTCGGGCCGTGGTTGCCGTGGATGAAGCTGGGCATGCGCCCGGGCAACCTGCTGTACATCGCGCAGGGCAACAAGCGCAGCTCGGTCGATGAGCTGCCGGCCGACATCCAGCAACTCGTGCGTAGCCGCTACCCGGAATATGCACGCGCACCCGAAACCTGGGTGCAGCCCAACGTCACCAGCTGGAGCTACTACAAGCAGCTCAAGCAGGGCGCGGCGGCGAAAAAGCAGGACTGA
- a CDS encoding YdeI/OmpD-associated family protein has protein sequence MPTPDPRVDAYIANAATFAQPILREIRQRVHGGCELAEEAIKWGMPAFLYKGKLLCGMAAFKAHATLGFWQRDAASGDDTAMGQYGRLVSLADLPGKREFTSQLHASMQRIDAGVTRPKAAQRAPLPMPPAFAEALAGAAAAKAHFDGFSTGYQRDYLEWIGEAKRESTRQQRIAQAIEWLSDGKRRHWKHETH, from the coding sequence ATGCCAACCCCAGACCCCCGCGTAGACGCCTACATCGCCAATGCCGCCACTTTCGCGCAGCCAATCCTGCGCGAGATCCGCCAGCGTGTGCACGGTGGCTGCGAGCTGGCGGAGGAAGCCATCAAATGGGGCATGCCGGCGTTCCTGTACAAGGGCAAGCTGCTGTGTGGCATGGCCGCGTTCAAGGCACACGCCACACTGGGCTTCTGGCAGCGCGACGCGGCCAGCGGTGACGATACGGCCATGGGCCAGTACGGCCGCCTGGTGTCGCTTGCCGACCTGCCTGGCAAGCGCGAATTCACCAGCCAGCTACACGCCTCCATGCAACGTATCGATGCAGGCGTAACCCGGCCCAAAGCTGCACAGCGGGCGCCGCTGCCGATGCCGCCGGCATTTGCCGAGGCCTTGGCCGGTGCCGCCGCAGCCAAGGCACACTTTGACGGGTTCAGCACCGGCTACCAGCGCGACTATCTGGAATGGATAGGTGAAGCCAAACGTGAGAGCACCCGCCAGCAGCGTATCGCACAGGCCATCGAGTGGTTGTCTGATGGCAAGCGCCGCCACTGGAAACACGAGACACATTGA
- the hmpA gene encoding NO-inducible flavohemoprotein → MLSPTQRDLIKATVPLLETGGEALTKHFYGRMLSQSDVARPLFNPSHQSSGDQPRALANSVLMYAKHIDRLEALGPLVGQIVNKHVALQILPEHYPIVGHHLLASIREVLGPDIATDEIIDAWGAAYQMLADLLIGAEEEVYAANEKAPGGWRGARTFRIAEKVPESAEITSFHLVPVDGGAVVDFKPGQYIGMKLELDGEETRRNYSLSRAANGVGYRISVKREGKGKVSNHLHDNVQVGDTLELFAPAGDFTLVASERPVAFISGGVGITPTLPMLEQALASGREVHFIHCARNGQVHAFRDFITAKQKQHPQLHSYTCYSEALPGDAADAEGFLSRELLEQWLPAERDVDAYFLGPKPFMAQVKKLLRDVGVPEAQSRYEFFGPAAALEA, encoded by the coding sequence ATGCTCAGCCCCACCCAACGCGACCTCATCAAAGCCACCGTGCCATTGCTGGAGACCGGCGGCGAAGCCCTGACCAAGCATTTCTACGGGCGGATGCTGAGCCAGAGCGACGTGGCGCGCCCGCTGTTCAACCCCTCGCACCAGAGCAGCGGCGACCAGCCGCGTGCGCTGGCCAACTCGGTGCTGATGTACGCCAAGCACATCGACCGTCTGGAGGCACTGGGTCCGCTGGTGGGACAGATCGTCAACAAGCATGTTGCCCTGCAGATCCTGCCGGAGCACTACCCGATCGTCGGCCACCACCTGCTGGCCTCGATCCGCGAAGTACTGGGCCCGGATATCGCCACCGACGAGATCATCGACGCCTGGGGCGCTGCCTACCAGATGCTGGCCGACCTGCTGATCGGTGCCGAGGAAGAAGTCTACGCAGCCAATGAAAAGGCCCCTGGCGGCTGGCGCGGTGCGCGCACGTTCCGCATTGCCGAGAAGGTGCCCGAGAGTGCGGAAATCACCTCGTTCCACCTGGTCCCGGTCGACGGCGGCGCGGTGGTGGATTTCAAGCCCGGCCAGTACATCGGCATGAAGCTGGAGCTCGACGGCGAGGAAACCCGCCGCAACTATTCGTTGTCGCGCGCCGCCAACGGCGTCGGCTACCGCATCAGCGTCAAGCGCGAAGGCAAGGGCAAGGTCTCCAATCACCTGCACGACAATGTGCAGGTGGGCGACACGCTGGAACTGTTCGCCCCCGCCGGCGATTTCACCCTGGTTGCCAGCGAGCGCCCGGTGGCCTTCATCAGCGGTGGCGTCGGCATCACCCCGACCCTGCCGATGCTGGAGCAGGCCCTGGCCAGCGGCCGTGAAGTGCACTTCATCCATTGTGCGCGCAATGGCCAGGTCCACGCCTTCCGCGACTTCATCACCGCCAAGCAGAAGCAGCACCCGCAGCTGCACAGCTACACCTGCTACAGCGAAGCGCTGCCGGGCGATGCCGCCGACGCCGAAGGCTTCCTCAGCCGCGAGCTGCTGGAGCAGTGGCTGCCGGCGGAGCGCGACGTGGACGCCTACTTCCTCGGCCCGAAGCCGTTCATGGCGCAGGTGAAGAAGTTGCTACGTGACGTAGGCGTGCCGGAAGCGCAGAGCCGTTACGAGTTCTTTGGCCCGGCCGCGGCATTGGAAGCCTGA
- a CDS encoding TonB-dependent receptor: MKTIKPDLLCSSIALALLLCAGNAAAADADQSTPPPAANSDAVQSLDQITVTARGVSEPLQQMPLPITAMSAQTIEKKGLVDVRDIANLSPSFSFKSGYGRGFDRPVIRGMSNIQGEANASFFIDGIFVEGDISSYGLENIQRVEVIRGPQSAAFGRRTFSGAVNFITKRPGSEPGGKVTLGAGNYGQEKMSVFYSGGTEDGAFGYDLSLNKRGNDGVFYNNASGRKDLNGIETISGMAAIAWSPTDALDITARVMKQKSRDQHFAVARLGSENLNCYLPEYTGGLYFGLYPILESRRRGYYCGELKAPSDYALNTREFESAGYFAGRKSDLLRTSVVVDYLFSNGWNLTSTSAYNKSETYAASDQDYSTIRGYGGAFESFANSGVKNWSQDIRLTSDQSLAVSGMLGAYYYEQNAQPGWGGDLTGYTIGGSKVVTPIPTNPDDQTANKALYGLINWHINDQWTTSLEGRYARDEISKGGTDVRVLGANTYRQTYALDKTFSSFTPRWTLSYQARENVNLYGLVSKGNKPGGFNTDVYRADFLESERDALIARGLNTFKEEEAWNYELGMKSDWLDGTLRVNANIYQIDWTNQQLTETGPVIRKNGSLFSTSYTTNVGESRIRGFELESQWAFAQGWLASLAYSFTDAEILKFISQDQADLFSSSNAPTLADPAADAAGATLPRVPKHKATLGLMYDGALSNGWQYTANMDVNYEGKRYIQVDNLAYIGASTRTNFRFSIRPTEQLQVSAYVNNAFNDRTLEDAQRTINPDAYIAVPAVPPLTGLAVTNLRDFGLTPSLPRMYGVEVSYKF; this comes from the coding sequence ATGAAAACCATCAAGCCAGACCTGCTGTGCTCATCGATCGCCTTGGCACTCTTGCTGTGCGCCGGCAACGCCGCCGCTGCAGACGCTGACCAATCGACGCCGCCGCCGGCAGCCAACAGTGACGCCGTACAGAGCCTTGACCAGATCACAGTGACCGCGCGCGGTGTATCCGAGCCGCTGCAGCAGATGCCATTGCCGATCACCGCCATGTCGGCGCAGACCATCGAAAAAAAGGGTCTTGTGGATGTGCGTGACATCGCCAACCTGTCGCCGAGTTTCTCGTTCAAGTCCGGCTACGGTCGCGGCTTTGATCGCCCGGTGATCCGTGGCATGTCCAATATCCAGGGTGAGGCCAATGCCTCGTTCTTCATCGACGGCATCTTCGTCGAGGGCGATATCTCCAGTTACGGGCTGGAGAACATCCAGCGCGTGGAGGTGATCCGTGGGCCGCAGTCGGCTGCATTCGGTCGCCGTACATTCTCTGGCGCGGTGAACTTCATCACCAAGCGCCCTGGCAGCGAACCTGGGGGCAAGGTCACCCTGGGCGCAGGCAATTACGGCCAGGAGAAAATGAGTGTGTTCTACTCCGGCGGTACAGAGGATGGGGCATTCGGCTACGACCTGAGCCTCAACAAGCGCGGTAATGATGGCGTGTTCTACAACAATGCCTCGGGCCGCAAAGACCTCAACGGCATCGAGACCATCAGTGGCATGGCGGCGATTGCCTGGTCACCCACCGACGCGCTGGACATCACCGCGCGGGTGATGAAGCAGAAGAGCCGCGACCAGCACTTCGCCGTCGCGCGCCTCGGCAGCGAAAACCTGAATTGCTACCTGCCGGAATACACCGGTGGCCTGTATTTCGGCCTGTATCCGATCCTGGAGTCGCGTCGCCGCGGTTATTACTGTGGCGAGTTGAAGGCGCCGTCGGACTACGCACTCAATACCAGGGAATTCGAGAGCGCCGGCTACTTCGCCGGGCGCAAGAGCGATCTGCTGCGCACCAGTGTAGTGGTGGACTATCTGTTCTCCAATGGCTGGAACCTGACCTCTACATCGGCCTACAACAAGAGTGAAACCTACGCCGCCAGCGATCAGGACTACAGCACCATCCGCGGTTACGGCGGCGCATTCGAGAGCTTCGCCAACAGCGGCGTCAAGAACTGGTCGCAGGACATCCGTTTGACCAGCGACCAGAGTCTTGCCGTGTCCGGCATGCTCGGTGCGTACTACTACGAGCAGAACGCGCAGCCGGGTTGGGGCGGCGACCTGACCGGTTACACAATCGGTGGCAGCAAGGTGGTCACGCCGATCCCGACCAATCCCGATGACCAGACCGCCAACAAGGCGCTCTATGGCCTGATCAACTGGCACATCAACGACCAGTGGACGACCTCGCTGGAAGGCCGCTACGCGCGCGATGAAATCAGCAAGGGCGGTACCGATGTGCGTGTACTCGGTGCCAATACCTATCGCCAGACGTATGCGCTGGACAAGACCTTCAGCAGCTTTACCCCGCGCTGGACGCTGAGCTATCAGGCGCGTGAAAACGTCAATCTGTATGGCTTGGTGTCCAAGGGCAACAAGCCGGGCGGCTTCAACACCGACGTCTACCGCGCCGACTTCCTCGAGTCCGAGCGCGATGCGCTGATCGCACGCGGACTGAATACCTTCAAGGAAGAAGAGGCCTGGAACTACGAGCTGGGCATGAAGAGCGACTGGCTGGACGGCACCCTGCGCGTCAATGCCAACATCTACCAGATCGACTGGACCAACCAGCAGCTGACCGAAACCGGTCCGGTGATCCGCAAGAATGGCTCGCTGTTCTCCACCAGCTATACCACCAATGTCGGCGAATCCCGCATCCGCGGCTTCGAGCTGGAAAGCCAGTGGGCGTTCGCACAGGGCTGGCTGGCCAGCCTGGCTTACTCGTTCACCGATGCCGAGATCCTGAAGTTCATCAGCCAGGACCAGGCGGATCTGTTCTCCAGCAGCAACGCGCCGACCTTGGCCGATCCGGCTGCCGATGCCGCCGGCGCCACGCTGCCACGCGTTCCAAAGCACAAGGCCACGCTCGGCCTGATGTACGACGGTGCGCTGTCCAACGGATGGCAGTACACCGCCAACATGGACGTGAACTACGAAGGCAAGCGCTACATCCAGGTCGACAACCTGGCTTACATCGGCGCCTCGACCCGTACCAACTTCCGCTTCAGCATCCGCCCGACCGAGCAGCTGCAGGTGTCGGCCTACGTCAACAACGCATTCAACGACCGCACCCTGGAAGACGCACAGCGGACCATCAATCCGGATGCCTATATAGCCGTGCCTGCAGTACCGCCGTTGACTGGATTGGCGGTGACCAATCTGCGTGATTTCGGTCTGACGCCCTCGTTGCCACGGATGTATGGCGTAGAGGTCAGTTACAAGTTCTGA
- a CDS encoding DUF1761 domain-containing protein: MNVYAVVLAAVSSFLLGGLWYSPVLFGRAWNRENGGEVPQGHPGKVFGVAFVFSLVAAFAFAWFVGPQPELRKALLCGLVAGFGMVAASFGINYQFAQRSGKLWAIDGGYHTAQFLLFGLILGLWH; this comes from the coding sequence ATGAACGTCTATGCCGTGGTGTTGGCTGCTGTATCGAGTTTCCTGTTGGGTGGGCTGTGGTACTCACCGGTCCTGTTCGGCCGCGCCTGGAACCGCGAGAACGGCGGCGAAGTGCCACAAGGCCATCCAGGCAAGGTGTTTGGCGTGGCCTTCGTGTTCTCGCTGGTAGCGGCGTTTGCCTTCGCATGGTTTGTCGGCCCCCAGCCAGAGCTGCGCAAGGCCTTGCTGTGCGGTCTGGTCGCCGGCTTCGGCATGGTCGCGGCGAGCTTCGGCATCAACTACCAGTTCGCCCAGCGCAGTGGAAAACTGTGGGCGATCGACGGCGGTTATCACACCGCTCAGTTCCTGCTGTTCGGCCTGATCCTGGGACTATGGCACTAA
- a CDS encoding nitrilase-related carbon-nitrogen hydrolase codes for MSNTRRHFLGSAAGLAALGAVGPTLLSTSAPAQAAMGKGPDALNERTDGTYATVELAKPAWTLGLVQSRVHSFDAREWKAGSKRNLAHMLELIDKAHYHAKPDLLQFHEFPLSGWRKWTRDEILKFAITIPGAETEAIAAKARQYGTWIVFGAYATDPDWPGHVLSITTIMNDKGEIVDKHWKARNLKGAFPDFELFTTTTYDVLDRYVEMYGRDAVVPVTRTPLGNICTSSTQREPELFRAMAFKGAEVFLRTASGGFSDMDIAACAMYNGVYSSIVNNSISPDNGPYFDDPGSGGTALYDPSGKIVAEAQSKEETLVLGRVPIAELRARKRQPVVHMDLFRDVYDTYQNAYPPNLWSEYLPSSLEDAARYIRGKSRWK; via the coding sequence ATGAGCAACACCCGCAGACATTTCCTCGGCAGCGCCGCCGGCCTGGCCGCACTCGGCGCTGTTGGACCCACCCTGCTCAGCACTTCAGCACCTGCACAGGCGGCCATGGGCAAGGGCCCGGACGCGCTCAACGAGCGTACCGACGGCACTTACGCCACGGTTGAACTGGCCAAGCCGGCATGGACGCTTGGACTGGTGCAATCACGCGTGCACAGCTTCGATGCCAGGGAGTGGAAGGCCGGCAGCAAGCGCAACCTGGCGCATATGCTCGAGCTCATCGACAAGGCGCACTACCACGCCAAACCCGACCTGCTGCAATTCCACGAATTCCCGCTCAGCGGTTGGCGCAAGTGGACCCGCGACGAAATCCTCAAGTTCGCGATCACCATTCCCGGTGCAGAAACCGAAGCCATTGCCGCCAAGGCACGCCAGTACGGCACCTGGATCGTGTTCGGTGCCTATGCCACCGATCCGGATTGGCCGGGCCACGTGTTGTCGATCACCACGATCATGAATGACAAGGGCGAGATCGTGGACAAGCACTGGAAGGCGCGCAACCTCAAGGGTGCGTTCCCGGATTTCGAACTATTCACTACCACCACTTACGACGTGCTTGATCGCTACGTGGAAATGTACGGCCGTGATGCAGTAGTTCCGGTGACGCGCACGCCGCTGGGAAATATCTGCACCAGCTCGACACAGCGTGAGCCGGAGCTGTTCCGGGCAATGGCGTTCAAGGGTGCCGAGGTGTTCCTGCGCACCGCCTCCGGTGGTTTCTCGGACATGGATATCGCTGCGTGCGCGATGTACAACGGCGTCTACTCGTCCATCGTCAACAACTCGATCTCGCCGGACAACGGACCGTACTTCGATGATCCGGGTTCAGGCGGCACCGCGCTTTACGATCCCAGCGGAAAGATCGTTGCCGAGGCGCAGAGCAAGGAAGAAACGCTGGTGCTGGGCCGCGTGCCGATTGCCGAGCTGCGTGCGCGCAAGCGCCAGCCTGTCGTGCACATGGATCTGTTCCGCGACGTCTACGACACCTACCAGAATGCCTATCCGCCAAACCTGTGGTCGGAGTACCTGCCCAGTTCGTTGGAAGATGCGGCGCGCTACATCCGCGGCAAGTCGCGCTGGAAATAA
- a CDS encoding LysE family translocator has product MSAHFHEFVSLALIHLLAVIAPGPDFAVTVRQSVRHGRWAGVQVAIGIGAGISVHVLYTLLGVGALLHANALLMTATRILGATYLLYLVYSFLRSAGRSSSTGKLDDAGNPAALGWRRSFLLGFITNATNPKATLFFLAIFTTVVSAGTPLKVQVLYGIWMCLVNAGWFVLVSVLFTQQAVRDRFLRMGGWLEGAMAMVFLVFAGRLLWEVASSLPLLVGR; this is encoded by the coding sequence GTGAGCGCTCACTTCCACGAATTCGTATCTTTGGCCCTCATCCACCTGCTTGCAGTCATTGCACCAGGCCCCGACTTTGCCGTCACCGTGCGGCAAAGTGTCAGGCACGGCAGATGGGCGGGGGTGCAGGTAGCCATCGGCATTGGCGCCGGCATTTCCGTGCATGTCCTCTACACACTGCTCGGCGTCGGCGCGCTGCTGCACGCCAATGCACTGCTGATGACCGCCACCAGGATTCTCGGCGCGACCTATCTGCTCTATCTGGTGTATTCGTTCCTGCGAAGTGCTGGACGTTCCAGCTCCACCGGAAAGCTCGACGATGCCGGCAACCCTGCCGCACTGGGCTGGCGCAGGTCTTTCCTGCTTGGCTTCATCACCAATGCCACCAACCCCAAGGCGACGCTGTTCTTCCTCGCGATCTTTACCACGGTGGTCAGCGCCGGAACACCGTTGAAGGTCCAGGTGCTCTATGGAATCTGGATGTGCCTGGTCAATGCCGGTTGGTTTGTATTGGTGAGCGTACTGTTTACCCAACAGGCAGTGCGTGACCGGTTCCTGCGCATGGGTGGCTGGCTGGAGGGTGCCATGGCCATGGTCTTCCTTGTTTTCGCCGGACGCCTGCTGTGGGAGGTCGCCAGCAGCCTGCCATTGCTCGTCGGCCGGTGA